In one Roseburia intestinalis L1-82 genomic region, the following are encoded:
- a CDS encoding DUF6110 family protein — translation MLDCLKAINWKKTGVFAAGVLFGTAGIKVLSSKDAKKVYTNCTAAVLRAKECVMNTVTTVQENAGDIYEEAKNINEERAAAAEAAAFADEAAEAEDSTAENEAAEEA, via the coding sequence ATGTTAGATTGTTTGAAAGCGATTAACTGGAAGAAAACAGGTGTTTTTGCAGCAGGAGTATTATTTGGAACCGCAGGTATCAAAGTTCTCTCAAGCAAGGATGCAAAGAAAGTTTACACAAACTGTACAGCAGCAGTTCTCCGCGCAAAAGAGTGCGTGATGAACACAGTTACAACTGTTCAGGAAAATGCTGGTGACATTTACGAGGAAGCTAAGAACATCAACGAGGAGCGCGCTGCAGCAGCAGAGGCGGCAGCATTCGCAGATGAGGCAGCGGAAGCAGAGGACAGCACAGCAGAGAACGAAGCAGCAGAAGAAGCATAA
- a CDS encoding heavy metal translocating P-type ATPase, whose translation MTSKQKKMLYRIITAFVLFVVLMVLEHTGVLEQLPSQWLVFLIYLIPYLVIGYDIVYKAVRNISHGQVFDENFLMMVATFGAFGVKEYSEAVAVMLFYQVGELFQNYAVGKSRQSISDMMNICPEYANIEEDGVLTQVDPDDVEVGTIIVVKPGERIPLDGIVTEGTSMIDTAALTGESVPRRATVGDEIISGCVNGSSTIKVKVTKAFEDSTVARILELVENASSKKAKVENFITRFAKYYTPVVTIGAVILAILPPLILGGGWADWIQRACIFLVISCPCALVISVPLGFFGGIGASSKIGILVKGSNYLEAVAEMTTIVFDKTGTLTKGEFKVSEVQPSADKNNTIGKEELLEIAAYGEGYSNHPIANSIREAYGKTLSMERVTDTEEIAGHGIHTFIDGREVYLGNAKLMDAQNIAYTENKTAGTVVYVVCNNVFAGSIVISDTVKEGSKDAIRDMKQVGVKKTVMLTGDRQAAADAVAAELGIDEVHAELLPADKVGQVEKLLGAQNEKERLAFVGDGINDAPVLTRADIGIAMGSMGSDAAIEAADIVLMDDDIRKIASLVKIARKTLGIVKQNIVFALAVKALVLLLGALGMANMWEAVFADVGVSVIAILNSMRTLNTK comes from the coding sequence ATGACATCAAAACAGAAAAAAATGCTGTACCGTATTATCACTGCATTTGTGCTGTTTGTAGTGTTAATGGTTTTAGAGCATACTGGAGTGTTAGAGCAGTTACCGAGCCAGTGGCTTGTATTCCTGATCTATCTGATCCCGTATCTGGTGATCGGTTATGACATTGTCTATAAGGCAGTCAGAAACATCAGTCACGGACAGGTGTTTGATGAAAACTTCCTGATGATGGTCGCAACTTTTGGCGCGTTTGGCGTGAAAGAATATTCCGAGGCAGTTGCCGTTATGCTGTTTTATCAGGTTGGAGAGCTGTTCCAGAATTATGCGGTCGGCAAATCCAGACAGTCCATTTCCGATATGATGAATATCTGTCCGGAATACGCCAACATTGAGGAAGATGGTGTGCTGACGCAGGTTGATCCGGATGATGTGGAAGTTGGAACGATCATCGTTGTAAAACCGGGCGAGCGCATTCCGCTTGATGGAATCGTGACGGAGGGAACCTCCATGATCGACACCGCAGCGCTGACCGGTGAATCTGTACCGCGCAGGGCAACAGTCGGAGATGAGATCATCAGCGGATGTGTCAACGGTAGCAGTACGATCAAAGTAAAAGTAACAAAAGCATTTGAGGATTCTACGGTAGCCCGTATCTTAGAACTGGTAGAAAATGCAAGCAGTAAGAAAGCCAAAGTAGAAAACTTTATCACAAGATTTGCAAAATATTATACACCGGTTGTCACCATCGGTGCAGTGATCTTAGCTATTTTACCTCCGTTGATCTTAGGCGGTGGCTGGGCAGACTGGATCCAGAGAGCATGTATCTTTTTGGTTATTTCCTGCCCGTGTGCACTTGTCATTTCTGTTCCGCTTGGTTTCTTCGGTGGAATCGGTGCTTCCTCTAAGATCGGTATTCTGGTCAAAGGAAGCAACTATTTAGAGGCAGTTGCCGAGATGACAACGATCGTGTTTGACAAGACCGGTACACTGACCAAGGGTGAATTTAAGGTTTCGGAAGTACAGCCTTCCGCGGACAAAAACAACACAATCGGAAAAGAAGAATTGTTGGAGATCGCAGCGTACGGCGAGGGTTATTCCAACCATCCGATCGCGAACTCTATCCGCGAAGCATATGGAAAAACACTTTCCATGGAGCGCGTCACAGATACGGAGGAGATCGCAGGACACGGAATCCATACATTTATTGATGGCAGGGAAGTATACCTTGGCAATGCAAAACTGATGGACGCGCAGAATATCGCTTACACGGAAAACAAGACTGCCGGAACGGTTGTCTATGTGGTATGCAACAACGTGTTTGCCGGAAGTATCGTGATCTCCGATACTGTCAAAGAGGGCAGCAAAGATGCGATCCGCGATATGAAACAGGTCGGTGTGAAAAAGACAGTTATGCTGACCGGAGACAGACAGGCGGCTGCAGATGCCGTTGCCGCAGAACTTGGCATTGATGAAGTGCATGCAGAACTGCTCCCGGCAGACAAAGTCGGTCAGGTGGAGAAACTGTTGGGTGCACAGAATGAAAAAGAGAGACTGGCATTCGTCGGTGATGGTATCAACGATGCACCGGTACTCACAAGAGCAGATATCGGAATCGCCATGGGAAGCATGGGTTCGGATGCTGCGATCGAGGCAGCGGACATCGTACTGATGGATGATGATATCCGAAAAATTGCATCACTGGTCAAAATCGCAAGAAAGACACTTGGCATCGTAAAACAGAATATTGTATTTGCACTTGCAGTCAAAGCTCTGGTATTATTATTAGGTGCCCTTGGTATGGCAAATATGTGGGAAGCAGTATTCGCGGATGTCGGAGTTTCTGTAATCGCGATCTTAAACTCCATGCGCACGCTCAATACGAAATAG
- a CDS encoding cation transporter → MKKKFKLEDLDCANCAAKMEEAIKKIEGVNDANVSFMTQKMMVDAVDDKFDDIMKEVVKVCAKVEPDCKILM, encoded by the coding sequence ATGAAAAAGAAATTCAAACTTGAGGATCTTGACTGTGCAAACTGCGCAGCAAAAATGGAAGAGGCTATCAAAAAAATCGAGGGTGTCAACGATGCAAATGTCAGCTTTATGACACAGAAAATGATGGTAGATGCAGTGGATGACAAATTCGATGACATCATGAAAGAAGTCGTAAAAGTCTGTGCAAAGGTTGAGCCGGACTGCAAGATTTTAATGTAA
- a CDS encoding ArsR/SmtB family transcription factor, with protein MAIDDVPCCEAYEVHEDKIRAANEQMPDEDELYDLAELFKVFGDSTRIRILFVLFQSEMCVCDLAQSLNMNQSAISHQLKILKQAKLVTGRREGKSVIYSLADEHVRTIIDQGREHIEE; from the coding sequence TTGGCAATAGACGATGTACCGTGCTGTGAGGCATATGAAGTTCATGAAGATAAGATCAGAGCGGCAAATGAACAGATGCCTGACGAAGATGAATTATATGATCTCGCCGAACTGTTCAAAGTGTTTGGAGATTCCACAAGAATCCGGATTCTGTTCGTACTGTTTCAGTCGGAGATGTGTGTATGCGATCTGGCACAGTCACTGAATATGAACCAGTCGGCGATTTCACATCAGCTTAAGATTTTAAAACAGGCGAAGCTTGTGACCGGACGGCGCGAAGGAAAGTCCGTGATTTATTCACTGGCAGATGAGCATGTAAGAACGATCATCGATCAGGGAAGAGAACATATCGAAGAGTAA
- a CDS encoding SDR family NAD(P)-dependent oxidoreductase gives MLNDQDIRKGIVPMKIAIVTGASSGLGSEFVRQIRKQEKLDEIWVVARRKDRLTALEKELQTHLRIITGDLTKAETLHEIEAMLWKEKPDVRILINAAGYGKIGSWRDIKRVDVDGMIDLNCKAAVAMTQISLPFMKRGARILQICSTAAFQPFQYLSVYAATKAFLYRYSRALRVELYGTGIRVTAVCPYWIKDTEFIGRAKKSSDSSYIHSFPLASRQKNVARHALLDAKLGLAVSTPGIVCTLHRAAAKIVPADLMMGAWALIRRI, from the coding sequence ATGCTTAATGATCAGGATATCAGGAAAGGAATAGTGCCTATGAAAATAGCAATCGTAACAGGGGCGTCAAGCGGGCTTGGCAGTGAGTTTGTCAGACAGATCAGGAAACAGGAAAAACTAGATGAAATATGGGTGGTCGCGCGCAGAAAAGACCGCCTGACGGCATTAGAAAAAGAACTTCAGACACATCTTAGGATCATTACCGGGGATCTGACAAAGGCGGAGACACTGCATGAAATAGAGGCGATGCTCTGGAAAGAAAAACCGGATGTACGCATCTTGATCAATGCGGCGGGATACGGAAAGATCGGTTCCTGGCGGGATATCAAAAGAGTGGATGTGGATGGCATGATCGACTTAAACTGCAAGGCGGCAGTTGCCATGACACAGATTTCTCTGCCATTTATGAAACGTGGGGCGCGTATTTTGCAGATTTGTTCGACTGCGGCATTTCAGCCGTTCCAATATCTGAGTGTTTATGCAGCAACGAAAGCATTTTTATATCGTTACAGCAGGGCGCTGCGCGTGGAACTTTACGGTACGGGAATCCGTGTGACCGCTGTCTGTCCTTACTGGATCAAGGACACCGAGTTCATCGGGCGGGCAAAGAAGAGCAGTGACAGTTCTTATATTCACAGTTTTCCGCTTGCTTCCCGACAGAAAAATGTGGCGCGTCATGCACTGCTGGATGCAAAACTTGGGCTGGCAGTATCCACACCGGGTATCGTATGTACCCTGCACCGGGCAGCAGCAAAGATTGTTCCGGCAGATCTGATGATGGGGGCGTGGGCTTTGATACGGAGAATATAA
- a CDS encoding carbohydrate ABC transporter permease produces MNENRNLKKGVGIHARRFIAYVVLAIVSVLCLFWFYVLFINATRSNGELQSGFTLIPSSHLWENWKNLRNGTLPVWNGMINSLIVSSLSAVLSVYFSTMTAYAIHAYDFKLKKYIYPFILMIMMIPTQVTALGFIKLVSSMKLEDSFIPLIVPAIAAPVTFFYMKQYMESTLPLSLIEAARIDGSGEFHTFNTIVMPLMKPAIAVQMIFTFVSSWNNYFTPALVLHDDRKKTLPILIAQLRGADWLKFDMGQVYVMIAFSIFPVIIVYLILSKHIVQGVALGSVKG; encoded by the coding sequence ATGAATGAGAACCGTAATTTAAAAAAAGGTGTAGGAATTCATGCAAGAAGATTTATTGCATATGTTGTATTAGCGATTGTCTCTGTTTTGTGTTTATTCTGGTTTTATGTGCTGTTTATCAATGCGACCAGATCAAACGGTGAGTTGCAGTCAGGTTTTACATTGATTCCGAGCAGCCATCTTTGGGAAAACTGGAAAAACTTAAGGAATGGAACACTTCCGGTGTGGAACGGTATGATCAACAGTCTGATCGTTTCCTCCCTTAGTGCAGTACTCAGTGTATATTTTTCGACGATGACAGCTTATGCGATCCATGCATATGATTTCAAACTGAAAAAATATATTTATCCGTTTATCCTGATGATTATGATGATCCCGACACAGGTAACGGCACTTGGATTTATCAAACTTGTTTCCAGCATGAAATTAGAGGATTCCTTCATTCCTCTGATCGTACCGGCAATTGCCGCTCCGGTTACGTTTTTCTACATGAAACAGTACATGGAAAGTACATTGCCGTTGTCACTGATCGAAGCAGCGCGCATTGATGGATCAGGAGAATTTCATACATTTAATACTATCGTAATGCCGTTGATGAAACCTGCTATCGCAGTGCAGATGATCTTTACTTTTGTAAGCAGTTGGAATAATTATTTCACACCAGCGCTGGTTTTACATGATGACAGGAAAAAGACACTTCCTATCCTGATCGCACAGTTACGTGGAGCTGACTGGCTCAAGTTTGACATGGGGCAGGTATATGTGATGATCGCATTTTCCATCTTCCCGGTTATCATTGTATATCTGATCTTATCCAAACACATTGTACAGGGTGTTGCACTTGGCAGTGTAAAGGGTTAA
- a CDS encoding carbohydrate ABC transporter permease: MKKSSGKVVRYNKWGYIFLIPFIVVYVIFQLIPLVSTIYNSFFENYMSGLTQVGPKFVGLANYQKLFSDGDIWVYTKNTMVLWIMCFVPQIILSLVLGAWFSDVRLKLKGTRFFKTVVYLPNLIMASAFSMLFFTLFSDGGPINSMLMQIGLVDTPYKFLSNVGSARGLIALMNCLMWFGNTTILLMAGMMGIDTSLFEAAEVDGATSSQVFWQITLPLLRPILVYVVITSLIGGLQLFDVPQILTNGTGDPMRSTMTLIMFLNKHLYSKNYGMAGALSVVLFIITGILSLVVFKITGNDKRKG, encoded by the coding sequence ATGAAAAAAAGTAGTGGAAAGGTAGTAAGGTACAATAAATGGGGGTATATCTTTTTGATTCCATTTATTGTAGTATACGTTATTTTTCAGCTGATCCCATTAGTCAGCACTATTTACAACAGTTTCTTTGAAAACTATATGTCAGGACTGACACAGGTCGGACCAAAGTTTGTCGGACTTGCAAACTATCAAAAACTCTTTTCTGATGGAGATATCTGGGTTTATACAAAAAATACTATGGTATTATGGATCATGTGTTTCGTGCCGCAGATCATTTTATCACTGGTACTTGGCGCCTGGTTCTCCGATGTACGTCTTAAATTAAAAGGAACCCGTTTCTTTAAAACAGTTGTATATCTGCCGAATCTGATCATGGCATCTGCATTTTCCATGTTGTTCTTTACGTTGTTCTCTGATGGAGGACCCATCAACTCAATGCTGATGCAGATTGGATTGGTTGATACACCGTATAAATTTTTATCGAATGTAGGAAGTGCAAGAGGGTTGATCGCATTGATGAACTGTCTGATGTGGTTTGGTAATACGACGATCCTTCTGATGGCAGGCATGATGGGTATCGATACCTCTCTGTTTGAGGCAGCAGAGGTCGATGGGGCAACTTCTTCGCAGGTATTCTGGCAGATCACACTGCCGCTGTTACGCCCAATCCTTGTATATGTGGTTATCACATCTCTGATCGGTGGTTTACAGTTATTTGATGTGCCACAGATCTTAACCAATGGAACCGGTGACCCGATGCGTTCTACCATGACGCTGATCATGTTCTTAAATAAACATCTCTATAGTAAGAACTATGGTATGGCTGGTGCACTGTCAGTTGTTCTGTTTATCATTACAGGTATTTTAAGTCTGGTAGTATTTAAGATAACCGGCAATGATAAGAGGAAGGGGTGA
- a CDS encoding carbohydrate ABC transporter substrate-binding protein produces MKRRIVSMMLVAAMGTALLAGCGGNTANSSTAEKSNDTAKEDTAPVTETAGTDAETGTSDEGKVLNIYCWNEEFKSRLTDHYPGYTEVDATTGTIGDVTVKWNITPSDDMAYQNNLDAALLKQSDAAADDKIDIFLVEADYALKYVDTDYTMAVTDLGITDEDLSKQYQYTKDVVTNSDGVLKGLSWQGCPGVLFYNRDAAKAVLGSDDPAEVQNYVKDWDTFNDTAKKMKDAGYTITSSVNDTYRVYSNNVSSKWVVDGKINIDDNIMKWVDDSKELVDAGETGTYDMWSDDWKKGFYPEGNVFCYFGPAWLVNFSMAADTEGSIGYNGGWGATEGPQGFFWGGTWICAATGTDNQSLVKDILLQMTTNDDVMREIIEKDDDFVNNQDVIVEMADSSYASKILGGQNPLGIYNEGVSKLDLSNLSSYDQGCNEEFQHAMKNYFEGSATKEEALDLFYKSVLEKYPELTY; encoded by the coding sequence ATGAAACGAAGAATCGTAAGTATGATGCTTGTGGCAGCAATGGGGACAGCTTTACTGGCAGGCTGTGGAGGAAATACAGCAAACAGCAGCACAGCAGAGAAATCCAATGACACAGCAAAAGAAGACACTGCGCCGGTAACAGAGACAGCAGGTACAGACGCAGAGACAGGTACTTCTGATGAGGGAAAAGTATTGAATATCTACTGCTGGAATGAGGAGTTCAAGAGTCGTCTGACAGATCATTATCCTGGATATACAGAGGTAGATGCAACCACAGGTACGATCGGTGATGTAACAGTAAAATGGAACATTACCCCGAGTGATGATATGGCATATCAGAATAACCTGGATGCAGCCTTATTAAAGCAGTCTGATGCAGCAGCAGATGATAAAATTGATATCTTCCTGGTAGAAGCTGATTATGCATTGAAATATGTTGATACCGATTACACAATGGCAGTGACAGACCTTGGTATTACCGATGAAGATCTTTCTAAACAGTATCAGTACACCAAAGATGTTGTTACCAATTCTGATGGTGTATTAAAAGGTCTTTCATGGCAGGGCTGTCCTGGCGTATTATTCTATAACAGAGATGCAGCAAAAGCAGTATTAGGTTCTGATGATCCGGCAGAGGTTCAGAATTATGTGAAAGACTGGGATACATTTAATGATACAGCAAAGAAGATGAAAGATGCCGGCTACACCATCACATCTTCCGTAAATGATACATACCGTGTATATTCCAACAACGTTTCTTCCAAATGGGTTGTTGATGGCAAAATCAATATTGATGACAACATTATGAAATGGGTTGATGATTCCAAAGAGCTTGTTGATGCGGGAGAAACAGGAACATATGATATGTGGAGCGATGACTGGAAGAAAGGCTTCTATCCGGAAGGAAATGTATTCTGCTACTTTGGACCTGCATGGTTAGTAAACTTCTCAATGGCAGCAGATACCGAAGGCAGTATCGGTTACAACGGCGGCTGGGGTGCAACCGAAGGACCACAGGGCTTTTTCTGGGGTGGTACATGGATCTGTGCAGCAACAGGAACGGATAACCAGAGTCTTGTAAAAGATATCTTGCTTCAGATGACAACCAATGATGATGTTATGAGAGAGATCATCGAGAAAGATGATGACTTTGTAAACAATCAGGATGTAATCGTTGAGATGGCAGACAGCTCTTACGCAAGTAAAATCTTAGGCGGACAGAATCCACTTGGTATTTATAATGAGGGTGTATCCAAACTTGATTTAAGTAATCTTTCTTCATACGATCAGGGATGCAACGAAGAATTTCAGCATGCAATGAAGAACTATTTTGAAGGAAGTGCAACGAAAGAAGAGGCATTAGACTTGTTTTACAAATCAGTTTTAGAGAAATATCCGGAATTAACATATTAA
- a CDS encoding helix-turn-helix domain-containing protein has translation MELSKEWYHTELANSEYDMLHRSPTVEYSFYNAVKTGDMDSVIRNCKEDAFIDLKGTGVLSRNPLTNIKYHFVVTTAMITRYCIDGGLEPEQAYRLSDFYILRMDSCTTVRQVADLHHEMVKDFTGKMILQKKSSILSKPVMQCVDYIYTHIKERITITTLAEYTDLSESYLSRVFKQNLGISISDYIREKKIEKATHLLRYSDKPIVDIANYLSFSSQSHFIQIFENYTGLTPKKYRDKYYKSMW, from the coding sequence ATGGAACTTTCAAAAGAATGGTATCACACAGAATTAGCCAACAGTGAATACGATATGCTGCACCGTTCCCCGACTGTTGAATATTCTTTTTACAATGCAGTCAAAACCGGTGACATGGATTCTGTGATACGAAACTGTAAGGAAGATGCCTTCATCGACTTAAAGGGTACCGGTGTCCTTTCCCGTAATCCGCTTACAAATATTAAATATCATTTTGTTGTCACTACCGCTATGATCACGCGCTATTGTATTGATGGCGGATTAGAGCCGGAGCAGGCTTACCGCCTGAGTGATTTTTATATTTTAAGGATGGATTCGTGTACCACCGTCCGGCAGGTGGCAGATCTGCATCATGAAATGGTAAAAGATTTTACCGGAAAAATGATTTTACAGAAAAAAAGTTCTATACTCTCGAAACCGGTCATGCAATGTGTGGATTACATCTATACACACATCAAAGAACGCATTACCATAACCACTTTAGCTGAATATACCGATCTGTCTGAAAGTTATCTCTCGCGCGTTTTCAAACAGAACCTCGGCATATCCATCAGCGATTATATCCGTGAAAAAAAGATTGAAAAGGCAACTCATCTGCTGCGGTATTCTGACAAACCGATCGTCGACATCGCAAACTATCTTTCTTTCTCCTCACAGAGTCATTTCATTCAGATTTTTGAAAACTATACCGGACTGACGCCCAAAAAATACCGGGATAAATATTATAAATCCATGTGGTAA
- a CDS encoding GH36-type glycosyl hydrolase domain-containing protein, translating into MNKIEFTDKNGTFRIHNPENYSGLYLPLAGETGLKSSITPNLGGDSKTDQNHFLLEPVSIENLHNNRNTRNFWCRIENKGSWSVCGSSAKQEAAKFTKDQDESILEAGFMWQKLTRISREYEMKAETTSFVTIDGTMEVMMTELTNTADQEQKITPVAVIPLYGRSADNIRDHRHVTSLLHRIETKTYGVEVCPVLSFDERGHQKNQTVYFVYGSTGEGEAPEKFYPTTEMFIGEGGSYLNPEAVRMDKDGVLAGTKLQGKEAAGGMRFAPVTLKPQETVTYLVLAGVSGEKQNIEKMTSAYRTKKQIEKAFEAVKKHWTDKVNVDFSTGDTNIDNYLKWICFQPVLRRIYGCSFLPYHDYGKGGRGWRDLWQDCLALLIMEPSVVRQMIVDNYGGVRMDGTNATIIGSRQGEFIADRNNITRVWMDHAFWPFVTTKLYLDQTGDLDILLEKVTYFKDLQTKRGTAHDNNWDHAYGNKQRTAGGNIYFGTILEHILLQNLCAFYDVGEHNEMRLHGADWNDALDMAWEKGESVAFTCAYAGNLKDIADCLKHMEEKTGISKIEMAEEMKCLLAEGTELYESPDRKQKLLDEYTSLCEHNVKGGMILVSTEQIRKNLVEKAEWLMQHIREKEWISAGDDMGWFNGYYDNHGNAVEYSKKDEVRMMLTGQVFAVMSKTAGEEQVKEICRSADKFLFDQKAGGYRLNTDFKEEKFDLGRMFGFAYGEKENGAVFSHMTVMYANALYQRGFIREGHKVLQTLLEAAMNFENSKMYPGLPEYFDNEGRGLYAYLTGAASWYMLTMITEVFGVKGDLGDLVIAPSLLPEQFDEKGSAGLKLEFARKKFEIIMHNPEKKDLRIEQIRRAVCDEKVVLEPEPEYGVRLRKSVIETLDPKKCHRIDVFFQE; encoded by the coding sequence ATGAACAAGATAGAATTTACAGATAAAAATGGAACCTTCCGTATCCATAATCCGGAAAATTACAGCGGGCTGTATCTTCCGCTGGCAGGTGAAACAGGGTTAAAATCCAGTATCACGCCAAATCTCGGAGGAGACAGCAAGACAGATCAGAATCATTTTCTGTTAGAACCTGTCAGTATTGAAAATTTACATAATAACCGCAATACGAGAAATTTTTGGTGTCGTATTGAAAATAAGGGCAGCTGGTCCGTCTGTGGTTCTTCGGCAAAGCAGGAAGCGGCAAAATTTACAAAGGATCAGGATGAAAGCATATTAGAAGCTGGTTTTATGTGGCAGAAACTGACGAGAATATCCAGAGAATATGAAATGAAAGCAGAAACCACTTCCTTTGTTACGATAGATGGGACAATGGAAGTAATGATGACAGAACTGACCAATACAGCGGATCAGGAACAGAAGATTACACCGGTTGCTGTGATTCCGCTTTATGGACGGAGTGCAGACAATATCAGGGATCATCGTCATGTGACGTCGCTGCTGCACAGAATTGAAACAAAAACGTATGGCGTGGAGGTGTGCCCGGTGCTTTCCTTTGATGAGAGGGGCCATCAGAAAAATCAGACGGTCTATTTTGTATATGGATCTACAGGAGAGGGAGAGGCGCCGGAAAAATTCTATCCGACAACGGAAATGTTTATCGGGGAAGGGGGAAGTTACCTGAATCCCGAAGCGGTAAGAATGGATAAGGACGGTGTTCTGGCAGGAACAAAACTGCAGGGAAAAGAGGCAGCAGGTGGAATGCGTTTCGCACCGGTTACCTTAAAACCACAGGAGACAGTCACGTATCTGGTACTTGCAGGGGTTTCCGGGGAAAAACAGAATATTGAGAAAATGACATCTGCTTACCGTACGAAAAAACAGATCGAGAAGGCATTTGAAGCCGTAAAAAAACACTGGACGGACAAAGTAAATGTTGATTTTTCAACGGGTGATACAAACATTGATAATTATTTAAAATGGATCTGTTTTCAGCCGGTTCTGCGCCGCATTTATGGCTGTTCATTTTTACCATATCATGATTATGGCAAAGGAGGACGTGGCTGGAGAGATCTCTGGCAGGACTGTCTTGCTCTGCTGATCATGGAGCCGTCAGTAGTACGCCAGATGATCGTTGACAATTATGGCGGTGTAAGGATGGATGGAACGAACGCAACGATCATTGGCAGCAGACAGGGAGAATTTATTGCAGACCGCAATAACATTACACGCGTATGGATGGATCATGCATTCTGGCCGTTTGTGACGACAAAATTATATCTGGATCAGACAGGAGATCTTGATATTTTGCTGGAGAAGGTAACCTATTTCAAAGATCTGCAGACAAAAAGAGGTACTGCACATGATAATAACTGGGATCATGCATATGGAAATAAACAGCGCACAGCAGGTGGAAATATTTATTTTGGAACAATTTTAGAACATATTTTACTGCAGAATCTATGTGCTTTTTATGATGTCGGAGAGCATAATGAGATGAGACTGCACGGTGCGGACTGGAATGATGCACTTGACATGGCATGGGAAAAAGGCGAGAGTGTGGCATTTACGTGTGCATATGCTGGAAATTTAAAAGACATTGCAGATTGTCTGAAGCATATGGAAGAGAAAACCGGGATCAGTAAAATTGAAATGGCAGAAGAGATGAAATGTCTGCTTGCGGAAGGAACAGAATTATATGAAAGTCCGGACAGAAAGCAGAAACTGCTGGACGAATATACCAGCCTCTGCGAACATAATGTAAAAGGAGGCATGATCCTGGTTTCCACAGAACAGATACGAAAGAATCTGGTGGAGAAGGCAGAGTGGCTGATGCAGCATATCAGAGAGAAAGAATGGATCAGTGCCGGGGATGATATGGGTTGGTTTAACGGATATTATGACAATCATGGAAATGCGGTTGAGTACAGTAAAAAGGATGAAGTCCGCATGATGCTGACAGGACAGGTGTTCGCAGTCATGAGCAAAACTGCGGGAGAGGAACAGGTAAAAGAAATCTGCAGGAGTGCAGACAAATTTCTGTTTGATCAGAAAGCCGGTGGATATCGTCTGAATACAGATTTTAAAGAGGAGAAATTTGATCTCGGAAGAATGTTTGGATTTGCCTATGGGGAAAAAGAAAATGGTGCAGTGTTTTCCCATATGACAGTCATGTATGCGAATGCACTGTATCAGAGAGGATTTATCCGGGAGGGACATAAAGTTCTGCAGACACTTTTAGAAGCCGCAATGAATTTTGAAAACAGTAAAATGTACCCGGGACTGCCGGAGTATTTTGATAATGAAGGCAGAGGACTTTATGCATATCTGACAGGTGCGGCGAGCTGGTATATGCTGACGATGATCACAGAGGTATTTGGTGTAAAAGGAGATCTTGGAGATCTGGTGATCGCACCATCTCTGCTGCCGGAACAGTTTGATGAAAAAGGCAGTGCTGGATTGAAGCTGGAATTTGCCAGGAAGAAATTTGAGATCATAATGCATAATCCGGAAAAGAAGGACTTAAGAATAGAGCAGATCAGACGGGCAGTGTGCGATGAGAAAGTCGTATTGGAACCGGAGCCGGAATATGGTGTACGGTTAAGGAAGAGTGTGATTGAAACACTTGACCCAAAAAAATGTCACAGAATTGATGTGTTTTTTCAAGAGTAA